One region of Eupeodes corollae chromosome 1, idEupCoro1.1, whole genome shotgun sequence genomic DNA includes:
- the LOC129938336 gene encoding splicing factor YJU2 translates to MSERKVLNKYYPPDFDPSKIPRMKLAKNRQYTVRLMAPFNMRCKTCGEYIYKGKKFNARKEDVENETYLGIRIYRFYIKCTRCLQEISFKTDPQNTDYEIEAGATRNFMALKLAEEQARKEEEELREEEANNPMKLLENRTQQSRNEIELLESLEELRDLNRRQQSVDYETMLQQYNTMETEKERLERQEREDEEFIKSVTFKNKQSDGKRIVVEEIIEDVKVEKTESPDPPQKKAKGIMGPPAEASFAGRSSSLKGLIVKRKQPLVLVKPREKEATPTPPPATVQEPAQPKEVSEPSPAPSTSTSTSSKTPGGLSLLSAYSDSSEESE, encoded by the exons ATGTCTGAAAGAAAAGTGTTAAAC AAATACTATCCACCAGATTTCGATCCGTCGAAAATACCTCGCATGAAATTGGCCAAAAATCGCCAATACACAGTTCGTCTTATGGCCCCATTTAATATGCGTTGCAAGACATGTGGCGAATATATTTACAAAGGTAAAAAATTCAATGCCCGCAAAGAAGACGTGGAAAATGAAACTTATCTGGGCATTCGAATATATCGTTTCTACATCAAATGTACACGATGTTTACAGGAGATTTCATTCAAAACTGATCCCCAGAACACAGACTATGAAATAGAAGCCGGCGCAACACGTAATTTTATGGCCTTGAAGTTGGCCGAAGAACAAGCAAGGAAGGAGGAAGAAGAGTTGCGAGAAGAAGAAGCAAATAATCCAATGAAATTGCTTGAGAATCGAACGCAACAGTCGAGGAATGAAATTGAGCTGCTGGAATCTCTGGAAGAGTTAAGAGATTTGAATAGACGACAACAGAGTGTGGACTATGAGACAATGTTGCAGCAATATAATACAATGGAGACGGAAAAAGAACGCCTCGAACGGCAAGAACGAGAAGACGAAGAGTTTATAAA GAGCGTgacctttaaaaacaaacagtcTGATGGAAAGAGAATCGTCGTAGAGGAAATTATTGAAGATGTAAAGGTGGAAAAGACTGAATCACCTGATCCACCTCAAAAGAAGGCCAAAGGCATAATGGGACCACCGGCTGAAGCTTCCTTTGCTGGGAGAAGTTCCTCCCTCAAAGGTCTTATAGTCAAACGAAAGCAACCTCTAGTTCTAGTTAAACCACGAGAAAAGGAAGCAACACCCACTCCTCCGCCGGCGACAGTCCAAGAACCTGCACAACCTAAAGAAGTGTCTGAACCTTCACCAGCACCTTCTACTTCAACGTCAACATCTTCAAAAACACCCGGTGGTTTGTCTCTTCTGTCCGCCTATTCCGACAGCTCGGAGGAGTCAgaataa
- the LOC129938335 gene encoding DNA-directed RNA polymerase I subunit RPA1 translates to MATESRDHIDMIPSNLEFRVFTGEEIKKLSVVKIITGLTFDSLGHPYPGGLYDNAMGIHGKSLDTCLTCRSNVMCPGHLGHIELNALVYNPFFIKLAHDILRMFCIHCFSIQMPNNAIEILILQLQLVDAGFVIEAQEMEIYKSEYVCQNSDEFVKGENGERTHPRIAQLRELIAKSTKNTCNNTKTSCGIRSAIIHSAMQCRTTKKCSYCSKAMRLIKYSYGKLVIYVTKSDLEISRSQGDQVIKGGTNKVVLADECRQYLREINKRYSTLLKLLFPIFKSASELEHPVDILFMNIIPVTPPRSRPTNFVNNHIIEHTQTTLYKKIVETNAVLRAIMIKIKSDKEDLQNEVVAVYEAARGSTPLEKMYFAWQALQAAVDLLLDSNLSPGSDESDGLKQILEKKEGLIRKHMMGKRVNFAARTVITPDPNINVEEIGIPDIFARKLSFPVPVTPWNVAELRKLVMNGPEKYPGANFIEDENGFTFLIPANNASKRESYAKLLLNNSTRGTKIVHRHVLNGDMLLLNRQPSLHKPSIMAHKARVLRGEKTFRLHYSNCKAYNADFDGDEMNAHLAQSQVSRSEAQFIANVASNYLVPKDGTPLGGLIQDHVISGVKLSIRGRFFNKEDYQQLVFQGLSHLQGNIKLLPPTILKPTVLWSGKQILSTIIINIIPKGYDPINLISTAKINEKNWISSEPRVCEAGGKLLGAEMAEYRVTIRKGELLTGVLDKKHYGAAPYSLVHSMYELYGGEVSTCLLTSFTKVFTSFLQREGFTLGVHDILVTANADAQRRQIVKDSRKIGNAAVASALDLEPDTPHDVLAAKMEEAYIQNPKFRVILDRKYKSLLDEFTNKINKVCLPEGLISRFPENNLQLMVLSGAKGSTVNTMQISCLLGQIELEGKRPPLMISGKSLPSFTSYETSPKSGGFIDGRFMTGIQPQDFFFHCMAGREGLIDTAVKTSRSGYLQRCLIKHLEGLTVHYDLTVRDSDNSVVQFLYGEDGMDILKSRFFKDKCATFLDYNSSIILRPSELKSIKDDVALVPVQKHAKKIRTWKKKNTTKKRPVSSFAQFSKELRNEVVVENPNELNKETGRLKIDEAMITLWNKADAEAREKYKKKYSSCPDPTISKYKPDNFYGSVSEYVEKLIEDYSTQKPHRKDIITDIMYIKSIKSLAEPGEPVGLLAAQSIGEPSTQMTLNTFHFAGRGEMNVTLGIPRLREILMLASAAIKTPSMDIPVFESQAKAADKLRIKLNRVTLADVLQFVNVKISLVLFPERAYRYKITFQFLPREAYQDDFIVKPKKILKYMTETFFKQFFRSILKSSKKKETVIDIDDDKAKKSSKSDKFEEVDYDDEGASSNQPKKSKAKPMDEDSDDDDDNNNDDDDATGIKLKNRKHDDNEYDDPDDVEEIEDANEVESIRADEEEEEKAEEKGEEEPNEDDEVAKVLTNEMVRGYVYDKANHLWCKLTFDLPVRYRKPDISTIIRELAQKAVIYQVPKIKRAILYKNNEELLLKTDGINIVEMFKYNKILDVNRIYSNDIHGIANTYGIEAAAKVIVKEVQNVFKVYGITVDPRHLLLIADYMTFEGTFRPLSRKGMEHSSSPLQQMSFESCLQFLKSATISGRADEFNSPSSRLMVGLPVKNGTGCFDLRFKYNDLNKTINI, encoded by the exons ATGGCGACGGAATCAAGAGACCACATCGATATGATTCCCTCGAACCTTGAGTTCAGAGTGTTCACCGGGGAAGAAATCAAAAAGCTAAGTGTGGTTAAGATAATAACTGGGCTCACATTCGACTCATTGGGTCATCCATATCCTGGAGGATTATATGACAATGCTATGGGAATTCATGGCAAGTCATTGGATACTTGTTTGACATGCCGTTCGAATGTGATGTGTCCCGGGCATCTTGGACACATAGAACTCAACGCATTAGTGTATAATCCGTTCTTCATAAAGCTTGCTCATGACATCTTGAGGATGTTTTGTATCCACTGCTTTTCAATACAAATGCCAA ATAATGCTATCGAAATTCTTATACTTCAACTGCAACTTGTCGATGCTGGTTTTGTGATTGAGGCACAAGAAATGGAGATCTACAAGTCCGAGTATGTGTGCCAGAATAGTGATGAATTTGTGAAGGGTGAAAATGGCGAACGAACTCATCCCCGTATCGCCCAGTTGCGCGAATTAATAGCCAAAAGTACTAAAAATACATGCAACAACACAAAGACTTCTTGTGGCATTCGTTCGGCAATAATTCACAGTGCTATGCAATGCAGGACAACCAAAAAGTGCTCATACTGCTCTAAGGCTATGAGGCTAATAAAGTATTCGTATGGAAAATTGGTCATCTATGTTACTAAAAGTGATCTAGAAATATCAAG GTCCCAGGGAGATCAAGTAATTAAGGGTGGAACTAATAAAGTTGTTTTGGCTGATGAATGCAGACAATATCTACGTGAAATCAACAAACGCTACTCCACCCTGTTGAAGCTCCTCTTTCCCATTTTCAAAAGTGCATCTGAATTGGAACACCCAGTTGATATACTTTTTATGAATATCATACCTGTAACCCCACCCAGATCACGTCCAACCAATTTCGTCAATAATCATATCATCGAACATACTCAAACAACTCTCTACAAAAAGATCGTGGAGACGAATGCAGTTCTGAGAGCAATTATGATCAAAATAAAGAGCGATAAAGAGGATTTACAAAATGAAGTAgtg GCAGTCTATGAAGCAGCAAGAGGATCAACACCACTTGAAAAGATGTACTTTGCATGGCAAGCCCTGCAGGCAGCTGTGGATCTGCTCCTAGATTCAAACTTGAGCCCAGGTTCAGATGAGTCAGATGGTTTAAAACAGATATTAGAAAAGAAGGAAGGTCTGATTCGAAAGCATATGATGGGAAAACGTGTAAACTTCGCGGCTCGTACTGTCATTACTCCCGATCCCAATATCAATGTCGAGGAGATCGGAATTCCTGATATATTTGCTCGGAAATTGTCATTTCCGGTGCCAGTCACTCCATGGAATGTAGCAGAACTTCGTAAACTCGTTATGAACGGCCCTGAGAAATATCCTGG AGCCAACTTCATTGAAGACGAAAACGGTTTCACCTTTTTAATTCCAGCTAATAACGCATCTAAACGGGAAAGTTATGCCAAGCTTTTGCTCAATAATTCCACAAGAGGAACAAAAATAGTCCATCGTCATGTTTTGAATGGAGATATGCTTTTGTTGAATCGACAGCCATCTCTCCACAAGCCTAGTATCATGGCACACAAAGCTCGGGTGTTGCGCGGTGAGAAAACATTCCGATTGCACTATTCAAATTGTAAAGCATACAATGCTGATTTCGATGGTGACGAAATGAATGCTCATTTAGCCCAGAGTCAGGTCTCCAGATCTGAGGCACAATTTATAG CAAATGTTGCCAGCAATTATTTGGTTCCCAAAGATGGAACTCCATTGGGAGGTTTGATTCAAGATCATGTTATTTCGGGTGTGAAGCTATCGATAAGAGGGCGATTTTTCAATAAAGAGGACTATCAGCAACTAGTTTTCCAAGGTTTATCACATCTGCAAGGGAACATAAAGCTTTTGCCTCCGACAATTTTAAAACCAACTGTTTTGTGGTCTGGAAAGCAg atcctGTCGACGATTATTATCAATATCATACCTAAAGGTTATGACCCTATTAATTTGATATCGACCgccaaaatcaatgaaaag AATTGGATATCATCTGAACCTCGAGTTTGCGAAGCTGGTGGAAAATTACTTGGTGCAGAAATGGCAGAATATCGAGTAACCATTCGGAAAGGAGAATTGCTGACAGGTGTCCTCGATAAAAAACATTACGGGGCTGCCCCTTACAGTTTGGTTCACTCTATGTACGAG CTCTATGGAGGAGAAGTATCAACTTGCCTGTTAACTTCGTTTACGAAAGTATTCACATCATTTCTTCAACGAGAAGGCTTCACGCTCGGTGTCCATGATATTCTAGTTACTGCAAATGCAGATGCCCAACGCCGACAAATTGTCAAGGATAGTCGAAAAATTGGAAATGCAGCTGTTGCTTCAGCTCTTGACTTGGAACCCGACACCCCACACGATGTGTTGGCAGCGAAAATGGAAGAAGCCTACATTCAAAATCCCAAATTCCGTGTCATCTTGGACAGAAAGTATAAATCGCTGTTGGACGAgttcacaaataaaataaataa GGTTTGTCTGCCAGAGGGTCTAATAAGTCGATTCCCGGAGAATAACTTGCAACTGATGGTCCTGTCTGGAGCGAAGGGATCAACGGTCAACACTATGCAGATCTCTTGTCTCTTAGGACAGATTGAATTGGAAGGCAAACGTCCACCATTGATGATATCGG GAAAATCTCTACCAAGTTTCACCTCCTACGAGACTTCCCCGAAATCAGGTGGATTTATCGACGGACGGTTTATGACGGGCATTCAACCACAGGACTTCTTCTTCCATTGTATGGCCGGTCGTGAA GGTCTTATTGATACAGCTGTTAAGACCAGTCGTTCGGGATACCTGCAGCGTTGTTTAATCAAACATCTAGAAGGTCTCACCGTTCATTACGACTTAACTGTACGTGATAGTGACAATTCTGTTGTGCAATTCCTCTATGGCGAGGATGGAATGGACATTTTGAAATCGAGATTCTTCAAGGACAAATGTGCCACGTTTTTGGATTATAACTCTTCCATAATCCTTCGTCCGAGTGAACTGAAAAGTATCAAAGATGATGTTGCTTTAGTTCCCGTTCAAAAACACGCAAAGAAAATACGAAcatggaaaaagaaaaacaccacTAAAAAGCGTCCAGTATCAAGTTTCGCTCAATTCTCCAAAGAACTTCGTAATGAAGTTGTCGTTGAAAATCCAAATGAACTTAACAAAGAAACTGGTCGTTTGAAAATCGACGAAGCTATGATAACTCTATGGAATAAAGCTGATGCCGAGGCtagggaaaaatataaaaagaaatatagttCGTGTCCCGATCCGACTATATCCAAGTATAAACCAGACAATTTTTACGGATCGGTTTCTGAGTATGTGGAGAAACTAATTGAGGATTATAGTACACAAAAGCCCCACCGCAAAGACATCATAACCGATATAATGTACATTAAGAGTATAAAATCGCTAGCAGAACCGGGTGAACCTGTTGGACTGCTTGCAGCTCAATCTATTGGTGAACCTTCAACTCAGATGACATTGAATACTTTCCATTTTGCTGGTCGTGGTGAAATGAACGTGACACTGGGTATTCCTCGATTGAGGGAAATTCTAATGCTGGCATCGGCAGCAATAAAAACTCCTTCCATGGATATTCCAGTTTTTGAAAGTCAAGCTAAAGCCGCAGATAAGTTGAGAATCAAATTGAATCGAGTCACTTTGGCAGATGTTCTTCAAT ttgttAACGTTAAAATATCATTGGTCCTCTTTCCTGAGCGTGCTTATCGGTATAAAATAACCTTCCAGTTTCTTCCACGCGAAGCCTATCAAGATGACTTTATTGTAAAGCCGAAGAAAATCCTGAAATATATGACTGAGACGTTTTTCAAGCAATTCTTCCGCTCCATCTTGAAGTCTTCGAAAAAGAAGGAAACAGT TATTGATATTGACGATGATAAAgcgaaaaaatcatcaaaatcagACAAGTTTGAAGAAGTTGATTATGATGACGAAGGAGCAAGTTCCAATCAACCCAAAAAGAGCAAAGCTAAGCCCATGGATGAAGActctgacgatgatgatgataac aataatgatgatgatgacgccACTGGAATTAAACTGAAAAACAGAAAACACGACGATAACGAATATGACGATCCGGATGATGTGGAAGAGATTGAGGATGCTAACG AAGTTGAATCGATACGTGCCgatgaagaagaggaagaaaaagCTGAAGAAAAAGGTGAAGAAGAACCAAACGAAGATGATGAGGTTGCGAAGGTCCTCACCAATGAAATGGTCAGGGGCTATGTTTATGACAAAGCGAATCACTTATGGTGCAAGTTAACTTTTGAT TTACCAGTGCGATACCGTAAACCTGATATTTCTACCATTATTCGTGAATTGGCCCAGAAGGCTGTGATTTATCAAGTGCCTAAAATCAAGCGagccattttgtataaaaacaacgAAGAGCTCCTTCTAAAAACAGACGGCATCAACATTGtggaaatgttcaaatataataaaatcctCGATGTCAATCGAATATACTCCAATGACATTCATGGCATAGCCAATACTTATGGTATTGAAGCAGCGGCCAAGGTCATCGTGAAGGAAGTCCAAAACGTGTTCAAGGTCTATGGTATCACGGTGGATCCCAGGCATTTGTTGCTCATTGCCGATTACATGACCTTCGAAGGAACATTCAGACCGCTGAGTCGTAAAGGTATGGAACACTCTTCGTCGCCCCTGCAACAGATGTCATTCGAATCGTGTCTGCAGTTCCTTAAATCAGCGACGATATCCGGACGTGCGGATGAATTTAATTCGCCCTCAAGTCGACTTATGGTTGGTCTACCTGTAAAGAACGGAACTGGTTGCTTCGATCTGCGATTCAAATACAATGACTTAAATAAAACGATAAATATATAG